A region from the Mercenaria mercenaria strain notata chromosome 7, MADL_Memer_1, whole genome shotgun sequence genome encodes:
- the LOC123555683 gene encoding FMRFamide receptor-like: MSHDVNVNATVLTDHFKTDIKHELLYENITQPLSAVPYHPITSFIEQYTIPVISLLGLLSNTLSSIVFLQKPLKNSSCSIFLAARGFSDNGFLSTLLIIWISQTFQLRLGTLSSSCKIIIFISYVCGCISVWLVVFVTFENYIRICKPFVVKRVCTTTMAEIVVALLCLISACFYSFSFWAMSSDNCVPLSQHVNTVQALIYTDTVITLALPLCCIIYLMAAIVCSLIKSYHISNRRRTSGTHKATSPLAKVTKMLFAVTVTFFCLNLPSHINRLIIMISSFVDENNYRKGYSIQEEAIQQITLLMSYLSLSLNLIVYVIFGSKFRKVLLKMCPLCATVTTSRSGGQMPAFQHDDTRKNNILTNTPVNRSLTVLLTDKDWSSELVPLRSAYTN, from the coding sequence aTGAGTCATGACGTAAACGTTAACGCCACTGTGCTTACAGACCACTTCAAAACAGACATAAAACATGAACTGCTTTATGAAAACATTACACAGCCGCTTTCTGCCGTTCCTTACCACCCAATTACATCTTTTATAGAACAATACACAATTCCAGTCATCTCTCTTCTCGGATTACTCAGCAACACGTTGTCATCAATTGTGTTTCTACAGAAGCCTTTGAAAAATAGTTCTTGTAGCATATTTCTGGCAGCGAGAGGTTTCTCAGACAATGGATTCCTGTCAACATTATTGATTATTTGGATTTCACAAACGTTTCAACTTCGATTAGGAACACTTAGTTcttcatgcaaaataatcattttcataAGTTATGTATGTGGTTGTATCTCTGTGTGGCTGGTTGTGTTTGTAACATTTGAAAACTATATTCGAATCTGTAAGCCATTTGTTGTTAAACGTGTTTGTACAACGACTATGGCAGAAATTGTTGTTGCTTTGTTGTGTCTTATTTCGGCATGCTTCTACAGTTTCTCTTTCTGGGCAATGAGTTCTGACAATTGCGTTCCACTTTCACAACATGTCAACACAGTTCAGGCGCTCATATATACAGACACTGTTATAACACTCGCCTTGCCTCTCTGTTGTATTATTTACCTTATGGCTGCGATAGTATGCAGCCTGATAAAATCCTACCACATTAGTAACCGGCGGAGAACGTCAGGGACACACAAAGCTACGAGTCCTCTTGCGAAAGTGACAAAGATGCTATTTGCTGTGACTGTCACCTTCTTTTGTTTGAATCTACCTTCGCATATAAACAGACTCATCATTATGATATCTTCTTTTGTGGATGAAAACAACTATCGAAAAGGTTATTCAATTCAGGAAGAAGCTATACAACAAATCACTTTGCTCATGTCATATCTATCACTCTCATTAAACCTTATAGTATATGTCATATTTGGAAGTAAGTTCAGAAAAGTGCTCTTAAAAATGTGCCCTTTATGTGCAACAGTAACAACGAGCAGAAGTGGAGGTCAAATGCCAGCTTTCCAGCATGACGacacaagaaaaaataacattttaacaaatacaCCGGTAAATAGGTCTCTCACCGTGCTTTTGACGGACAAGGACTGGTCTTCAGAGTTAGTGCCTCTGCGCAGTGCATATACAAATTAA
- the LOC123555682 gene encoding golgin subfamily A member 4-like — MGVRQIRSVLFYVMCVIFVPGSASEFNAEDFYEIYSKRMDDIMLENKLLRLELEEAVRNMGHQADRITIVEETTKIMEKQVDKVANLEEATKKCEEKADRIAHLEQTTKQIKKQTEKIINLRKVTKKMKKQAGRITKLEETTNNIKMQTDIVASFKRATKKMEKQACRIKKLEETTNNIKKQVDKLASLEEVTNNMEQQACSITKLEETVNKIENIAKGIMNIENVQQKLNNQIAKLENNTLNNEKAISDLTLLARENDMKSVKASESSIIALKHDVMKLFTAVRKMVPAEKMFLRGMKKSYDEKLSIFTNEVKLLMSTLNDKFRDFSETLQEKVDKESVHHTKNLKTSNAEIQQLETRIVNVETRQGKKAAFTVNGAYGQTNGILKFTSVKLNEGSVYSSRTGQFTCPFPGLYVFIASIIETSRGDNFIFCYIRKNGAEYVNMYSRQGTKDSKFATDGWGPVTGAATVHLVKGDRVYVWCRTATRKRLHWSSFTGFLVSADP, encoded by the exons ATGGGTGTTAGACAAATTAGATCAGTGCTATTTTACGTTATGTGTGTAATTTTCGTTCCGGGAAGTGCATCGGAATTCAATGCTGAAgacttttatgaaatatattctaaaagaATGGATGATATTATGCTTGAAAATAAACTACTGAGGCTCGAGTTAGAAGAGGCAGTTCGCAATATGGGACATCAGGCTGACAGGATAACCATCGTAGAAGAAACCACCAAGATAATGGAAAAGCAGGTTGACAAAGTAGCAAATTTAGAAGAAGCTACCAAAAAGTGTGAAGAAAAAGCTGACAGGATAGCACATTTAGAACAAACCACTAAACAGATTAAAAAGCAAACGGAAAAAATAATCAACTTAAGAAAAGTCACCAAAAAGATGAAAAAGCAGGCTGGCAGGATAACGAAGTTAGAAGAAACTACCAACAACATTAAAATGCAAACGGACATAGTAGCCAGTTTTAAAAGAGCCACCAAAAAGATGGAAAAGCAGGCTTGCAGGATAAAAAAGTTAGAAGAAACTACCAACAACATTAAAAAGCAAGTTGACAAACTAGCCAGTTTAGAAGAAGTCACCAACAATATGGAACAGCAGGCTTGCAGTATAACTAAATTAGAAGAAACCGTTAATAAGATCGAAAACATTGCTAAGGGAATCATGAACATTGAGAATGTGCAGCAGAAACTGAACAATCAGATAGCAAAGCTAGAAAATAATACTTTGAACAATGAAAAAGCTATCTCTGATTTGACACTTCTTGCAAGGGAAAATGACATGAAAAGCGTTAAGGCATCAGAATCGTCTATAATTGCTTTAAAACATGACGTTATGAAGCTGTTTACTGCGGTTCGCAAAATGGTACCCGCAGAGAAAATGTTTCTACGTGGAATGAAAAAGTCGTATGACGAGAAACTCTCAATTTTCACAAACGAGGTGAAATTGCTAATGTCAACATTGAATGATAAATTTCGAGATTTTTCAGAAACGCTTCAAGAAAAAGTAGATAAAGAATCGGTCCATCACacgaaaaatttgaaaacaagtaATGCTGAAATCCAGCAGCTAGAAACAAGAATTGTGAACGTTGAAACAAGGCaag GAAAAAAGGCAGCTTTCACAGTTAACGGTGCGTATGGACAAACTAATGGAATATTAAAATTCACGTCTGTAAAATTGAACGAAGGGTCCGTCTATAGTAGCAGAACAGGGCAGTTCACGTGTCCCTTTCCGGGTCTCTACGTTTTCATTGCGAGTATCATTGAAACTAGCAGGGGtgataatttcatattttgttacATAAGAAAGAATGGTGCTGAATACGTCAATATGTATTCTCGGCAGGGCACAAAAGACAGTAAGTTTGCAACCGACGGGTGGGGACCAGTAACAGGAGCTGCTACAGTACATCTGGTGAAAGGAGATCGTGTATATGTCTGGTGTAGGACTGCCACCAGAAAAAGGCTTCACTGGTCCTCATTTACTGGCTTTCTAGTCAGTGCTGATCCTTAA